The DNA region TATTTATAAATGCTATTAAAAACCTTGATTGCAGCAATCATTCAAAAAAAGAGCTTCCAAAAAAGAATATCAAATTTAAGCCAAAAGTAAAAAATGCCGTTCCAAAAGAAAGAATAGATTTGCATGGTCTTACAGCTGATAGGGCATTAATTGAGGTAAAGCATTTTATTGGTGAATGCAAAAAAAATAAAATAAGCCCAATACTTATAATACATGGAAAAGGATTTGGAAGCGAAAATAAAATTCCAGTATTAAAAAACACAGTTGAATATTATATTGCTACAGAGGGAAAGCCTTATATAAAATATGCTTCAGATGCTCCGAGGGAATTAGGAGGCTCTGGTGCTAAATTAATTTATTTGAATTTGTAATTAGATGTACTATATACTGAAAATTTTTAAATTTGTCAAAATATTGTTTTTATGTTTTTATTTGTGGTGGCTTTGCCCCCTGCGAAGCGTGCCCTAGTGGTACACACCCCCACTTCTTTTGCCGATAGGCACCTACTCGGTATTTGTATAAAAGAAGCAAAAGAACTGCATTTGATGAAGTCCACAGCATCTAATACTAAATTCAGGTTTTATACTACATTTAATATATATCTCTAATATATAAAACCAAAAAACTTGCACTTTTTGGTTCTTTTTGCTGCGGGAAAAAGAACAACAAAAAAGTGGATAAAAAATTATTATTCTAATATATATTAAAAATTTTGACTCTTTTATTTTAGTTATTTGCAGGGCTTTGCCCCGCACCCCAGTTCTTTTTGTGGCCAAAAGAACCAAAAAGACTGCAATTTTTTAGCTAAAAATATTGGTATTATCTTTTTATATATTCCTAGGATATTAGATATAGCACT from Brachyspira pilosicoli P43/6/78 includes:
- a CDS encoding Smr/MutS family protein gives rise to the protein MSDKYDDERLFKFFVEHGYFPRDYEENKVLKKDIETSNKNTLNHSAKNEEHKETLKDNITNNYTVSEEERLLFINAIKNLDCSNHSKKELPKKNIKFKPKVKNAVPKERIDLHGLTADRALIEVKHFIGECKKNKISPILIIHGKGFGSENKIPVLKNTVEYYIATEGKPYIKYASDAPRELGGSGAKLIYLNL